Proteins encoded within one genomic window of uncultured Desulfobacter sp.:
- a CDS encoding alanine racemase, producing MSQLLLNLDKLRHNIRFLSQHCREHRLSITGIIKDPCADQKIISQMMELGFENIGISKVPECPIKTPIFFKRPIYITLPSIHELPAIVQHFDTSFNSEITVIEQLNQTAIAMNCSHNILLMVDTGDLREGVMPDRVVDTVRKIHQIRPRNIKFAGIGTNLGCCAGTLPDAHNLGIISELADQIEFELDVEVKTVSVGGSVLLKWMQHNPLPSRINNIRLGESVFLGTIPTINQVHPDLNTRVVTFTSDILEIQEKRVRPPQRSGKDALGGKPQFGRQGIRKRAILNFGICDTCPSGLTALIPGIQIVSVNSNYTLADITDCSHPFKVGDFIDFTMNYQAFLQSLISPFTQIRYLK from the coding sequence ATGAGCCAACTCCTACTGAACCTGGATAAACTTCGTCACAACATCCGTTTTCTGTCCCAGCACTGCAGGGAACACCGCCTGAGCATCACCGGAATTATCAAAGACCCTTGCGCAGACCAGAAGATAATCAGCCAGATGATGGAGCTGGGTTTTGAAAACATTGGAATATCCAAGGTGCCTGAATGCCCAATAAAAACCCCGATTTTTTTCAAGCGGCCCATATACATTACCCTGCCCTCAATCCATGAACTGCCTGCCATTGTTCAGCATTTCGATACAAGTTTCAACTCTGAAATAACCGTTATTGAACAACTCAACCAAACCGCCATTGCCATGAATTGTTCCCACAACATTCTTTTAATGGTAGACACCGGTGACTTAAGGGAAGGTGTTATGCCCGACCGGGTGGTGGACACCGTGCGCAAAATTCACCAAATCAGACCCAGAAATATTAAATTTGCTGGCATCGGTACCAATTTGGGATGTTGTGCCGGCACCCTGCCGGATGCACACAACCTTGGAATCATCTCCGAACTGGCAGATCAGATTGAATTTGAACTTGACGTTGAGGTCAAAACCGTGTCCGTGGGTGGATCCGTACTGCTCAAATGGATGCAGCACAACCCGCTTCCCAGCCGAATCAATAATATACGGTTAGGAGAGTCCGTATTTTTAGGCACCATCCCCACCATAAATCAGGTCCATCCGGATCTGAATACCCGGGTTGTCACATTCACAAGCGATATCCTTGAGATACAAGAAAAACGAGTGAGACCGCCCCAACGGAGCGGCAAGGATGCTTTGGGCGGCAAGCCTCAATTTGGCCGCCAGGGCATACGCAAACGCGCGATTCTCAATTTCGGCATTTGCGATACCTGCCCGTCTGGATTAACAGCTTTGATCCCGGGCATCCAAATTGTTTCTGTAAATTCCAACTATACCCTGGCAGATATCACGGATTGCAGTCATCCTTTTAAAGTCGGGGATTTTATAGATTTCACAATGAATTACCAGGCGTTTCTCCAAAGCCTCATATCACCTTTTACCCAAATTCGTTACCTGAAATAA